The following are encoded together in the Bacilli bacterium genome:
- a CDS encoding sensor histidine kinase → MRKSLFAQIFVYFLIVIIFSLSTVGLFTYWKSSQALDAQVENYVTRIINYAVQQTELYLRRYESASESVLSEKDVKQFLDLTPPDEYRYYELNQKIQNTIFQKLFISYPEIFMIYVIGDNGLAIVEDDQNLLNHTQFDPVKRLTYLRDRIPADGKIAVLKGGLISPPRVETITIARRIRGLVSYEPKGILAIEVKTREMADVWEKLNLGENGFFFIINDSGETIYWPKSLSLNDKEWEDITGRLNGQDNSFVLPVGNEPRLFVSRHSEYLGWEMVYSLPVKELRKPISNIRTTTLAVGLMTLCVALWIAYRFGRSIIRPIRRLKEGMRETEKGIWSRIDGYDCPDEIGGLIHRYNLMVTRLSEMIEKVYAAELKNQKSELALQKTRFERQKAELQALQLQINPHFLYNTLETINCYAIVQDSEEITEIVEAMAFMLRYSIQTNLEEITLVNELNHVRNFMIILKHRIGRDFEIDVAVSPALLLEKMVRLTLQPLVENVFQHAFKDGIAAHHYIRIDAQIKDDHFLITVEDNGLGIAPDALRQLRACLQSSTAEQTEQETVGRQQRGGIGLINVHRRIQLVYGEQYGLSIDSVPREGTTVTMKLPKK, encoded by the coding sequence ATGAGAAAGAGCCTGTTCGCGCAAATTTTCGTGTATTTTTTGATTGTTATCATCTTTTCCTTGTCGACGGTGGGGCTGTTCACGTATTGGAAATCGTCGCAAGCGCTGGACGCGCAAGTGGAAAATTACGTGACCAGGATTATCAACTACGCAGTGCAGCAAACCGAGCTTTATTTAAGAAGATACGAATCGGCGAGCGAGTCGGTGCTGTCGGAAAAGGACGTCAAGCAGTTTTTGGATCTGACGCCGCCCGACGAGTACCGTTACTACGAATTGAACCAGAAAATTCAAAACACCATCTTTCAGAAATTGTTTATCAGCTATCCCGAAATTTTCATGATCTATGTCATCGGGGATAACGGCTTGGCAATCGTGGAGGACGATCAGAACCTGTTGAACCACACCCAGTTCGATCCCGTAAAGAGATTGACATACTTGCGGGATAGAATTCCGGCCGACGGGAAAATCGCCGTGTTGAAAGGCGGTCTAATTTCGCCGCCCCGCGTGGAAACGATCACAATCGCCCGCAGAATCCGAGGATTGGTTTCCTACGAACCGAAGGGAATTCTTGCGATTGAGGTGAAAACAAGAGAGATGGCTGATGTTTGGGAGAAGCTCAATCTGGGGGAAAACGGCTTCTTTTTTATTATAAACGACAGTGGCGAGACGATCTATTGGCCGAAATCGCTTAGTCTGAATGACAAGGAGTGGGAAGACATCACCGGCAGGCTGAATGGGCAGGACAACTCTTTCGTGCTACCGGTCGGCAACGAGCCGCGTTTGTTTGTTTCCCGTCATTCCGAATATCTCGGGTGGGAAATGGTTTACTCGTTGCCTGTCAAGGAGTTGCGCAAACCGATTTCAAACATTCGGACGACGACCTTGGCGGTGGGACTTATGACCTTGTGTGTCGCATTGTGGATCGCTTACCGTTTCGGCCGTTCGATCATTCGTCCGATCCGCCGGTTAAAAGAGGGGATGAGAGAGACGGAGAAGGGCATCTGGAGCCGGATCGACGGTTACGACTGCCCTGACGAGATCGGCGGGCTAATCCACCGATACAATCTGATGGTCACCCGGCTTTCCGAAATGATCGAAAAAGTGTATGCGGCGGAACTAAAAAACCAGAAATCCGAGCTGGCTTTGCAAAAAACCCGTTTCGAACGGCAAAAGGCCGAATTGCAGGCCTTGCAGTTGCAGATCAACCCGCATTTTTTATACAACACTTTGGAAACGATCAATTGTTACGCCATCGTCCAGGATTCCGAAGAAATTACCGAAATCGTCGAAGCGATGGCCTTTATGTTGCGTTATTCGATCCAAACCAATCTGGAGGAAATCACGCTGGTCAACGAATTGAATCATGTGCGCAATTTCATGATTATTCTTAAGCACCGGATCGGCCGGGATTTCGAAATCGATGTCGCCGTTTCTCCGGCGCTGCTGCTGGAAAAAATGGTGCGGCTGACGCTGCAGCCGTTGGTGGAAAACGTATTCCAACATGCTTTTAAGGATGGAATCGCTGCCCACCATTATATACGAATCGATGCGCAAATTAAGGACGACCACTTCCTAATCACGGTGGAAGATAATGGTCTGGGCATAGCCCCGGACGCACTGCGGCAATTGCGCGCGTGCTTGCAATCGAGCACTGCCGAACAGACGGAGCAGGAGACTGTGGGAAGACAGCAGCGAGGCGGCATCGGACTCATTAATGTACACCGACGTATTCAGTTGGTATATGGTGAGCAATATGGGCTTTCCATTGATAGCGTTCCCCGGGAAGGTACGACCGTGACAATGAAATTGCCGAAGAAATAA